In the genome of Triticum urartu cultivar G1812 chromosome 5, Tu2.1, whole genome shotgun sequence, one region contains:
- the LOC125509234 gene encoding enhanced ethylene response protein 5-like, producing MAAYLSMGEAHRRIADYLSRLDDAISQSDGADLASLLAISSAPASTPLSDALAAFPDFPRLASDRFPHLSDFLPPLLRAIHSHSLRRFGDAYSSFEKAASAFLQEFRNWETPWAMEAMHMVALEIRLLAEKADRELVMSGKNPDKLQAAGSFLMKVFGALAVKGPKRVGALYVTCQLFKIYFRLGTVNLCRSVIRSIETARNFDFEDFPVKDKVTYMYYTGRLEVFNENFLVADQKLTYALMHCNPQSESNLRKILKFLIPVKLSIGVLPRRTLLEKYNLLEYADIVTSLRRGDLRLLKQALDRHEDQLLKCGVYLVLEKLELQVYRRLVKKIHIIQREKEPSKAHQIKLDVLVKTLQWLGITMDVDEVECIMACLIYKNLIKGYFAHKSKVLVLSKQDPFPKLNGKPV from the exons ATGGCGGCGTACCTGAGCATGGGCGAGGCGCACCGCCGCATCGCCGACTACCTCTCCCGCTTGGACGACGCTATCTCTCAGTCCGACGGCGCCGACCTCGCGTCTCTCCTCGCCATCTCCTCGGCGCCCGCCTCCACCCCGCTCTCCGACGCGCTCGCCGCTTTTCCGGATTTTCCCCGCCTCGCCTCCGACCGCTTCCCCCACCTCTCCGACTTCCTCCCCCCGCTCCTCCGCGCCATCCACTCCCACTCCCTCCGCCGCTTCGGGGACGCTTACTCCTCCTTCGAGAAGGCTGCTAG CGCGTTCCTGCAGGAGTTCCGGAACTGGGAGACTCCTTGGGCGATGGAGGCGATGCACATGGTGGCGCTTGAGATCAGGCTGCTAGCTGAGAAG GCAGACAGGGAGCTTGTGATGAGCGGGAAGAACCCAGACAAGCTGCAGGCTGCTGGGTCCTTCCTGATGAAGGTTTTTGGGGCACTTGCG GTTAAAGGACCTAAGCGCGTTGGGGCACTGTATGTTACCTGCCAGCTGTTTAAAATTTATTTCAGG CTTGGTACTGTTAACCTTTGCCGTAGTGTCATAAGGAGTATCGAAACAGCTAGGAATTTTGATTTTGAAGATTTTCCAGTGAAAGATAAG GTCACTTATATGTATTATACAGGTCGCTTGGAGGTGTTTAATGAGAATTTTCTTGTT GCTGATCAGAAACTAACTTATGCTTTGATGCATTGTAATCCTCAAAGCGAATCAAATTTGAG GAAAATTTTGAAGTTCCTAATCCCTGTAAAGCTGTCAATTGGTGTATTGCCAAGGAGGACCCTCCTGGAGAAGTACAATCTGCTTGAG TATGCAGATATTGTGACCTCACTTAGGAGAGGGGATCTCAGGCTCCTTAAGCAAGCCCTTGATAGACATGAAGACCA GTTACTAAAATGTGGTGTCTACCTTGTGTTGGAGAAACTTGAACTCCAGGTCTACCGAAGATTAGTGAAGAAAAT CCATATCATACAGAGGGAGAAGGAACCATCGAAGGCGCATCAAATCAAGCTAGATGTCTTGGTAAAGACTCTCCAATGGCTTGGAATCACCATGGATGTGGATGAG GTGGAATGCATCATGGCGTGCCTGATATACAAGAATCTCATAAAAGGATACTTTGCCCACAAAAGCAAAGTTCTTGTCCTTAGCAAACAAGACCCCTTCCCAAAGTTGAACGGAAAACCCGTTTAG